A stretch of Desulfurivibrio alkaliphilus AHT 2 DNA encodes these proteins:
- the mrdA gene encoding penicillin-binding protein 2, translating to MLRPVGNITKMDPAELKMLKKRTDAATAIIFFIVAILVLRLWHLQIQQGGEYLQRSESNRIRVQQLAAPRGNLVDRHGQTLVTNRPRFNVIWIREDAPHPDEVIRQLARILELDISELLDRIRAGADQPRFIPTRLKEDIDWRTLVQIENNSFNLPGVQIEVQPSRNYLHGNLASHLVGYLGEINQRELEMFRHQDYRAGDPIGKMGLERLFETYLRGEKGRSYVEVDVRGFAQKQLQIQEPLPGNDLQLTLDLQMQKVAEEGLRDAAGAVVAMEVNSGRLLVMASAPELPVESFVGGIPRALWQGLLDDRRAPLLNKPVQGQYAPGSTYKVITTLAALEEEVITPETSFQCNGSIIFQGRRYHCWQRRGHGQVKLRQAMAESCDVYFYYLGQRLGVDTLAKYARLMGLGQKTEIVLEHEKEGLVPTAEWKRQRHREPWQDGETLSVSIGQGFNLATPLQITRMTAAVANGGRFYRPKLVSAIIDPEGEVVQELQPEPEREVGEVSNESWELLREILVASVMDQRATGRSARIKDITVAGKTGTSQVVRLSQIEHFEEDEIPYHLRDHAWFTAYAPAEKPEVAVTVLVEHGGSGGAVAAPLAKAVLEAYFRQQEDPTLPATAEQKQQDEE from the coding sequence ATGCTTAGACCCGTAGGCAACATCACCAAAATGGATCCGGCCGAGCTGAAGATGCTCAAGAAACGGACCGATGCCGCCACCGCCATCATCTTCTTTATTGTGGCCATACTGGTCCTGCGTCTCTGGCACCTGCAAATCCAGCAGGGCGGCGAGTATTTGCAGCGCTCGGAAAGCAACCGCATCCGGGTGCAGCAACTGGCGGCACCCCGGGGTAACCTGGTTGACCGCCACGGTCAAACCCTGGTCACCAACCGGCCCCGGTTCAATGTCATCTGGATCCGTGAAGACGCCCCCCATCCCGACGAGGTTATCCGCCAACTGGCCCGGATTCTCGAATTGGATATCAGCGAATTGCTGGACCGCATCCGGGCCGGCGCCGACCAGCCGCGCTTCATACCCACCCGCCTCAAAGAGGATATCGACTGGCGCACCCTGGTACAGATCGAAAACAACAGCTTCAACCTGCCCGGAGTCCAGATCGAGGTCCAGCCCAGCCGTAACTACCTGCACGGCAACCTGGCCTCGCATTTGGTGGGCTACCTGGGGGAAATCAACCAGCGCGAACTGGAAATGTTCCGGCACCAGGATTATCGCGCCGGCGACCCCATCGGCAAAATGGGGCTGGAAAGACTGTTTGAAACCTACCTGCGCGGTGAAAAGGGTCGCAGTTACGTCGAGGTCGATGTCCGCGGCTTTGCCCAAAAACAACTGCAGATCCAGGAACCCCTGCCCGGCAACGATCTGCAGTTGACCCTGGATCTGCAGATGCAGAAAGTCGCCGAAGAGGGCCTGCGGGATGCCGCCGGGGCGGTGGTGGCCATGGAGGTTAACAGCGGCCGGCTGCTGGTCATGGCCAGTGCCCCGGAGTTGCCGGTGGAAAGTTTTGTCGGCGGGATTCCACGTGCGCTATGGCAGGGCCTGCTGGATGATCGGCGGGCGCCGCTGCTCAACAAGCCGGTGCAGGGTCAGTACGCACCCGGCTCGACCTACAAAGTCATTACCACCCTGGCCGCCCTGGAGGAGGAAGTAATCACCCCGGAAACCTCCTTTCAATGCAACGGCAGCATTATTTTTCAGGGTCGCCGCTACCACTGCTGGCAACGGCGGGGGCACGGACAGGTCAAGTTGCGCCAGGCCATGGCCGAATCCTGTGATGTCTACTTTTATTATCTGGGCCAGCGCCTGGGGGTTGACACCCTGGCCAAATACGCTCGTCTGATGGGCCTGGGGCAAAAAACCGAAATCGTGCTGGAACATGAAAAGGAGGGGCTGGTCCCCACCGCCGAATGGAAAAGGCAACGCCACCGGGAGCCCTGGCAGGATGGCGAGACGCTGTCGGTGTCCATCGGGCAGGGCTTCAACCTTGCCACCCCGCTGCAGATAACCCGGATGACGGCGGCAGTGGCCAACGGCGGCCGCTTTTACCGACCCAAACTGGTATCTGCCATCATCGATCCCGAGGGCGAGGTGGTGCAGGAACTCCAGCCGGAACCGGAAAGAGAAGTCGGGGAAGTCAGCAACGAGTCCTGGGAGCTGCTGCGGGAGATCCTGGTGGCCTCGGTGATGGACCAGCGGGCCACCGGCCGTTCCGCCCGGATCAAAGATATCACCGTAGCCGGTAAAACCGGGACCTCGCAAGTGGTCCGACTGTCTCAGATCGAGCACTTTGAAGAAGATGAAATCCCTTACCACCTCAGGGATCATGCCTGGTTTACGGCCTATGCCCCGGCGGAAAAGCCGGAGGTGGCGGTTACGGTGCTGGTGGAACACGGCGGTAGCGGCGGCGCGGTGGCCGCCCCGCTGGCCAAAGCCGTGCTGGAGGCTTACTTTCGCCAACAGGAAGATCCGACGCTGCCGGCAACCGCCGAGCAAAAACAGCAGGACGAGGAATAA
- the rodA gene encoding rod shape-determining protein RodA, with the protein MFRFDRRLLQSFDWVMLVAVLIVALLGLLNLYSAASLHKGFGTSVFIKQIYYYLLGFLAIMAILMVDYKVLTKWSYPLYVMTIFLLLAALFFGSEVAGTQRWINLGFFRLQPSEPAKLMLVIILASYYYRKDTGAGFTFKELIIPMGLTIVPFALIVKQPDLGTAMMMIIIFVSMTLFVKLKWSTLATLAGIGLSFVPLVWLFYLKPYQRQRILTFFNPESDPLGSGYHIAQSKIAVGSGATFGKGYMQGTQAQLDFLPERHTDFAFSVWAEEWGFVGSLFFLACYFFIILWGLNIALTARDKFGVLLAFGIVALIFWQAFINLGMVLGLLPVVGMPLPLFSYGGSSLLTTLAAIGILMNIRMRRFMTGS; encoded by the coding sequence ATGTTTCGTTTTGATCGACGTCTGTTACAAAGTTTCGACTGGGTAATGCTGGTCGCCGTTCTCATTGTCGCCCTGCTCGGCCTGCTCAACCTGTACAGCGCCGCCTCCCTGCACAAAGGCTTCGGCACCTCGGTCTTTATCAAGCAGATTTACTACTATCTGCTTGGATTTCTGGCTATTATGGCCATCCTGATGGTGGACTACAAGGTGCTCACCAAATGGAGCTACCCTCTTTATGTGATGACGATTTTTCTACTGCTGGCGGCCCTCTTTTTCGGCTCCGAAGTGGCGGGAACACAACGCTGGATCAACCTGGGCTTCTTTCGCCTGCAGCCTTCGGAACCGGCCAAGCTGATGCTGGTAATCATCCTGGCCAGCTACTATTACCGCAAGGACACCGGGGCCGGCTTCACCTTTAAAGAGCTGATTATCCCCATGGGGCTGACCATTGTACCCTTTGCCCTGATCGTCAAGCAGCCAGATCTTGGCACCGCCATGATGATGATCATCATCTTTGTTTCCATGACCCTCTTTGTGAAGCTGAAATGGTCCACCCTGGCAACTTTAGCCGGCATCGGCCTGTCCTTTGTGCCGCTGGTCTGGCTTTTTTACCTCAAACCATACCAGCGGCAGCGTATTCTTACTTTTTTCAACCCCGAAAGCGACCCCTTGGGCAGCGGCTATCACATCGCCCAGTCAAAAATCGCCGTGGGCAGCGGCGCCACTTTCGGCAAGGGCTATATGCAGGGCACCCAGGCCCAATTAGACTTTTTGCCCGAGCGCCACACCGACTTTGCCTTTTCGGTCTGGGCCGAGGAATGGGGCTTTGTCGGCTCGCTTTTCTTTCTGGCCTGCTATTTTTTCATTATTCTCTGGGGGCTCAATATCGCACTGACCGCGCGGGATAAATTCGGCGTGCTGCTGGCCTTCGGCATCGTTGCTCTGATCTTCTGGCAGGCTTTCATCAACCTGGGCATGGTACTGGGGCTGCTGCCGGTGGTGGGCATGCCGCTGCCGCTGTTCAGCTACGGCGGTTCTTCCCTGCTTACCACCCTGGCCGCCATCGGTATTTTAATGAATATCCGAATGCGAAGATTTATGACCGGCAGCTGA
- the hemH gene encoding ferrochelatase — translation MIGSGENAQVQPGSETASAPASTLGVVLLNMGGPEALDEVEPFLRNLFADREIIRLGPWPWLQKIIARRIVKKRAPKSREAYRLIGGGSPLARISAEQGRALAARLAGRGDYMVRCAMRYWHPLAAETLAEFAQAGVSRLLALPLYPHYSRATTGSSLNDLKRAAAESGFPFAIEQIEAWPDHPAYIRALATTLAEGATNFAGEEYSVVYSAHSLPVSFIEAGDPYLEHIQRTIAALEKLTGLPGQLCFQSRSGPVRWLEPSTPDMLRQLAANGVVNVLMVPISFVSDHVETLYEIDIQYRELARSLGIRLVRPPALNTHPDLIEALAQLVP, via the coding sequence ATGATCGGCAGCGGGGAAAACGCACAGGTACAACCGGGGAGCGAGACCGCTTCGGCCCCGGCGTCGACGCTGGGGGTGGTGCTGCTCAATATGGGCGGCCCCGAGGCCCTGGATGAGGTGGAGCCTTTTTTGCGCAACCTCTTTGCCGATCGGGAGATTATCAGGCTGGGGCCCTGGCCCTGGCTGCAGAAGATCATCGCCCGCCGGATCGTTAAAAAACGGGCGCCCAAAAGCCGGGAAGCCTACCGCCTGATCGGCGGCGGCTCGCCGCTGGCCAGGATTTCCGCCGAACAGGGCCGGGCCCTGGCTGCGCGCCTGGCCGGCAGGGGCGATTATATGGTGCGCTGTGCCATGCGCTACTGGCATCCGCTGGCCGCTGAAACTCTGGCGGAGTTTGCCCAGGCGGGGGTCAGCCGCCTGCTGGCGCTGCCCCTGTATCCGCATTATTCCCGAGCCACCACCGGCTCCTCTTTAAACGACCTCAAACGCGCCGCCGCCGAGTCGGGTTTTCCCTTTGCCATTGAGCAGATCGAGGCCTGGCCCGATCATCCCGCTTATATCAGGGCCCTGGCCACCACCTTGGCCGAAGGGGCAACAAATTTCGCCGGCGAGGAGTACAGCGTGGTTTACAGCGCCCACAGTTTGCCGGTGAGCTTCATCGAAGCGGGTGACCCGTACCTGGAGCATATCCAGCGCACCATCGCGGCGCTGGAGAAACTCACCGGTCTACCGGGCCAGCTCTGCTTTCAAAGCCGCAGCGGCCCGGTGCGCTGGCTGGAGCCCTCCACCCCGGACATGCTCAGGCAACTGGCGGCGAACGGGGTGGTTAATGTGCTCATGGTACCCATCAGTTTCGTCTCCGACCATGTGGAAACCCTGTATGAAATCGACATCCAGTACCGGGAACTGGCCCGGAGCCTGGGCATCCGCCTGGTCCGCCCCCCGGCCCTGAACACCCACCCCGACCTCATCGAAGCCCTGGCCCAGTTAGTCCCCTAA
- a CDS encoding HD domain-containing protein, with translation MIPSQADCLRLMDHYRMPAHIRAHSLLVARVAECLAQGLADQGEPVRVDLAVAGALLHDIAKALCFDGDCSHAELGAEICREHGYEELAPLVAEHVHLHDGFNGRCGEREIVFYADKRVNHDRLVSLEERRDDVIRRYAPRDPARQELIRQNFALCRRLENNLFARLPMAPEELADCLVVEQ, from the coding sequence ATGATTCCCAGTCAGGCCGACTGCTTACGCTTAATGGACCACTACCGGATGCCGGCCCATATCCGGGCCCATTCCCTGCTGGTGGCCCGGGTTGCGGAATGCCTGGCCCAGGGGTTGGCGGATCAGGGCGAACCGGTGCGGGTTGATCTGGCGGTGGCCGGGGCGCTGTTGCACGATATCGCCAAAGCCTTGTGTTTTGATGGCGATTGTTCCCACGCCGAACTCGGGGCAGAGATCTGCCGGGAGCATGGCTACGAAGAGTTGGCCCCGCTGGTGGCGGAACATGTGCATTTACATGATGGATTCAACGGCCGCTGCGGAGAGCGGGAGATTGTTTTTTATGCCGACAAGCGGGTCAACCACGACCGGCTGGTAAGCCTGGAGGAGCGCCGGGATGATGTGATTCGCCGCTATGCCCCCCGGGACCCGGCGCGCCAGGAACTGATCCGGCAAAATTTTGCCCTCTGCCGCCGGCTGGAAAATAACCTCTTTGCCCGCCTGCCCATGGCCCCGGAAGAACTGGCCGACTGCCTGGTTGTTGAGCAGTAA
- the hemE gene encoding uroporphyrinogen decarboxylase produces MNTTFLQACRGEPVDYTPVWMMRQAGRYLPEYHTVRSKYTFLDMCKTPEAAAEVTIQPVDLIGVDAAILFSDILVIPEAMGAPLEFHENRGPVFPEPVRDQAAVDRLIVPDPEDKLGYVMAAIRLLRKELANKVPLIGFAGAPFTNATYMIEGGSSKNFFLTKKMMYTAPELYGRLLDKITESTILYLKAQAAAGAQALQIFDSWAGVLAPRDFAEFALPYVKRIISALKESGVDVPLIYFANNGATLLEQSKTVGADVLGLDWRINLDEAAKIVGPGIALQGNLDPCALLLPHDKLEERVARILEQGKAADGHIFNLGHGILPEIPPEQAKFMVDAVHRLSRRA; encoded by the coding sequence ATGAACACCACTTTCTTGCAAGCCTGCCGGGGCGAACCCGTTGATTACACTCCCGTGTGGATGATGCGCCAGGCCGGCCGTTACCTGCCGGAATATCATACCGTGCGCAGCAAATACACCTTCCTGGATATGTGCAAAACCCCGGAGGCCGCTGCCGAGGTGACCATCCAGCCGGTTGATCTGATCGGGGTGGATGCCGCCATTTTATTTTCCGATATCCTGGTGATCCCCGAGGCCATGGGGGCCCCCCTGGAGTTTCATGAAAACCGCGGCCCGGTTTTTCCCGAGCCGGTAAGGGATCAGGCGGCGGTGGATCGCCTGATCGTACCTGACCCCGAGGACAAGCTGGGCTATGTGATGGCCGCCATCCGCCTGCTGCGCAAGGAGCTGGCCAATAAAGTGCCGCTGATCGGCTTTGCCGGGGCGCCGTTTACCAACGCTACTTACATGATCGAGGGTGGCTCCAGCAAAAACTTCTTTTTGACCAAGAAGATGATGTACACCGCCCCGGAGTTGTACGGCCGGCTGCTGGATAAGATCACCGAGAGCACCATCCTCTATCTCAAGGCTCAGGCGGCGGCCGGGGCCCAGGCGCTGCAGATCTTCGATTCCTGGGCCGGTGTCCTGGCCCCCCGGGATTTCGCCGAATTTGCTCTGCCCTATGTCAAGCGGATCATCAGCGCCTTGAAGGAAAGCGGGGTTGATGTTCCCCTGATCTATTTCGCCAACAACGGCGCCACCCTGCTGGAGCAGAGCAAGACCGTGGGGGCCGACGTGCTGGGGCTGGACTGGCGGATCAACCTGGATGAGGCGGCGAAAATCGTCGGTCCCGGTATTGCCCTGCAAGGTAACCTGGACCCCTGCGCCCTGCTGTTGCCCCACGACAAGCTGGAAGAACGGGTGGCCCGGATCCTGGAGCAGGGCAAAGCCGCCGATGGGCATATCTTCAACTTGGGCCACGGCATTTTGCCTGAGATTCCGCCGGAGCAGGCCAAGTTCATGGTGGACGCGGTGCACCGCTTAAGCCGTCGTGCTTAA
- a CDS encoding radical SAM/SPASM domain-containing protein, with the protein MEFDPKWLAWEITRRCNLNCVHCRSSSELEAKEHPDFSFDEAKRILDDIASYASPVVVLSGGEPLLRDDVFEIAAYGTGKGLRMCLATNGTLVNEQVCRRLKEAGIRMVSLSLDGADATVHDNFRNQPGAFDGTINAARLFKEHDIPFLINSSFTKRNQAEIPKVYRLAKELGAKAWYMFMIVPTGRGEDIMAELISPEEYEELLEWHYQMEKQEDDLLVRPTCAPHYYRVVRQKAKEEGEKFQQRTLQFSTGGSKGCLAGQLIALIDVDGNVLPCSYFPLAAGNLRQQSFKDVWENSQLFKEMRDFKGYRGRCGSCEYVNVCGGCRARAYAVSGDYLAEEPFCSHQPLKLAAGK; encoded by the coding sequence ATGGAATTCGACCCCAAATGGCTGGCCTGGGAGATTACCCGGCGCTGCAATCTCAACTGTGTGCACTGTCGCTCCTCTTCTGAACTGGAGGCCAAGGAGCACCCCGATTTCAGTTTTGACGAGGCCAAGCGTATCCTGGATGATATCGCCTCCTACGCCTCGCCGGTGGTGGTGCTCTCCGGCGGCGAGCCGCTGCTGCGCGATGACGTGTTCGAGATCGCTGCCTACGGAACCGGCAAGGGGCTGCGGATGTGCCTGGCCACCAACGGCACCCTGGTTAACGAGCAGGTCTGCCGGCGGCTGAAAGAGGCGGGCATCCGTATGGTTTCCCTCAGTCTCGATGGGGCCGATGCCACGGTGCACGACAACTTCCGTAACCAGCCCGGGGCCTTTGACGGTACCATCAATGCCGCCCGGCTTTTCAAGGAGCATGACATTCCTTTCCTGATCAACTCTTCTTTTACCAAGCGCAACCAGGCGGAGATCCCCAAGGTTTACCGGCTGGCCAAAGAGCTTGGGGCCAAGGCCTGGTACATGTTCATGATCGTGCCCACCGGCCGGGGTGAGGATATCATGGCCGAGCTGATCAGCCCGGAAGAATATGAAGAACTGCTGGAGTGGCATTACCAGATGGAAAAGCAGGAAGATGACCTGCTGGTAAGGCCCACCTGCGCCCCTCACTATTACCGGGTGGTGCGGCAAAAAGCCAAGGAAGAAGGGGAAAAGTTTCAGCAGCGCACTCTGCAGTTTTCCACCGGCGGCTCCAAAGGCTGCCTGGCCGGTCAGCTGATCGCCCTTATCGACGTGGATGGCAACGTCCTGCCCTGCAGCTATTTCCCTTTGGCCGCCGGCAACCTGCGCCAGCAGTCATTCAAGGATGTTTGGGAAAACTCCCAGCTGTTCAAGGAAATGCGCGATTTCAAAGGCTACCGCGGGCGCTGCGGCTCCTGCGAGTACGTTAACGTTTGCGGCGGCTGCCGGGCCCGGGCCTATGCGGTCAGCGGCGACTACCTGGCAGAGGAACCTTTCTGCAGTCATCAGCCGCTCAAGTTGGCGGCGGGTAAGTAA
- a CDS encoding NAD+ synthase, with translation MKLALIQINPRIGDFRHNTEVIIDRCRRAANLGCELAVLPELAISGYPPEDLLERPDFLAHHQRALERLLKEIRGIGVLCGAIIPNPAPTGKPLHNAALLFADGEILATTTKRLLPTYDVFGESRYFEPGPPGKIIEFQGLRLAITICEDVWNHVIFTPHRPYHHDPVAELLGPPAARSGNTPAPADLLVNIAASPFESGKTARREQIFQTISRRYQIPLVFVNQVGGQDSLIFDGDSLAYNTDGRVICRAARFQEDLTVFALPQASGPGEETAPSAGANLPGADHDLEAAEILAALVLGTGDFVRKCGFSQTILGLSGGLDSALTAVIAAQALGPAKVLGLALPSAYSAPASQEDARALAANLGLAYEVLPIDQVLAAYRPALAPLLGDQSWPGLVEQNLQARIRGNLLMAESNRSGRLLLNTGNKSELAVGYCTLYGDMCGALAVLADVPKTMVYRLAKLVNREEEIIPRRTIERPPSAELAPGQRDDDELPPYEVLDPILQAYLEEQLEAAAIIQRGYPATVVNEVIERIHRNEHKRRQAPPGLKISGKAFGAGRLYPLTANYQPS, from the coding sequence ATGAAACTGGCCCTGATACAAATCAATCCGCGAATCGGCGACTTCCGGCACAACACCGAGGTTATTATCGATCGCTGCCGCCGAGCCGCCAACCTGGGTTGCGAACTGGCGGTGCTGCCGGAACTGGCGATCAGCGGCTACCCACCCGAGGACCTGCTGGAAAGGCCGGACTTTTTGGCCCACCACCAGCGGGCCCTGGAACGACTGCTCAAAGAGATCCGGGGCATCGGGGTGCTCTGCGGCGCCATTATCCCCAACCCGGCGCCCACCGGCAAGCCGCTGCACAACGCGGCCCTGCTTTTTGCCGACGGGGAGATACTGGCCACCACCACCAAACGCCTGCTGCCCACTTACGACGTTTTTGGCGAAAGCCGATATTTTGAACCTGGTCCGCCGGGAAAAATTATTGAATTTCAAGGGTTGCGCCTGGCCATTACCATCTGCGAAGATGTCTGGAACCACGTTATCTTTACTCCCCACAGGCCTTATCATCATGACCCGGTGGCGGAACTGCTGGGGCCTCCCGCTGCCCGCTCCGGCAATACACCGGCCCCGGCGGACCTGCTGGTCAATATCGCCGCTTCGCCTTTTGAAAGCGGCAAAACGGCCCGGCGGGAACAAATTTTTCAAACCATCAGCCGCCGCTACCAAATACCGCTGGTCTTTGTCAACCAGGTGGGCGGCCAGGACTCCCTGATTTTCGACGGCGACAGCCTGGCTTACAACACTGACGGCCGGGTGATTTGCCGGGCGGCCAGGTTCCAGGAAGACCTGACGGTGTTTGCCCTGCCGCAAGCCAGCGGCCCCGGTGAAGAAACAGCACCATCCGCCGGCGCCAACTTACCCGGCGCCGACCACGACCTGGAAGCCGCCGAGATTCTGGCCGCCCTGGTGCTGGGCACCGGCGATTTTGTCCGCAAGTGCGGCTTTTCTCAGACAATTCTCGGCCTTTCTGGGGGTCTGGACTCGGCCCTGACGGCGGTGATCGCCGCCCAGGCCCTGGGGCCGGCCAAGGTGCTGGGGCTGGCTTTACCGTCGGCTTACTCGGCCCCCGCCAGCCAGGAGGATGCCCGAGCCCTGGCGGCTAACCTGGGCCTGGCCTACGAGGTGCTGCCCATCGACCAGGTGCTGGCCGCTTACCGCCCGGCCCTGGCCCCGCTTTTGGGCGACCAGAGCTGGCCCGGGCTGGTGGAGCAAAACCTGCAAGCCCGCATCCGGGGCAATTTGCTGATGGCGGAAAGCAACCGCAGCGGCCGGCTGCTGCTGAACACCGGCAACAAGTCGGAACTGGCGGTGGGTTACTGTACCCTTTACGGCGACATGTGCGGCGCCCTGGCGGTGCTTGCCGACGTGCCCAAAACCATGGTCTACCGCCTGGCCAAGCTGGTCAACCGGGAAGAAGAAATCATCCCCCGGCGCACCATCGAGCGCCCGCCCAGCGCCGAACTGGCCCCGGGGCAGCGGGATGACGACGAACTGCCGCCGTACGAGGTACTGGACCCCATCCTGCAGGCCTACCTGGAAGAGCAGCTTGAGGCGGCGGCCATTATCCAGCGGGGGTACCCCGCGACCGTGGTCAATGAGGTGATTGAGCGCATCCACCGCAATGAGCACAAACGGCGGCAGGCCCCGCCGGGGTTGAAAATCAGCGGCAAGGCCTTCGGGGCCGGCCGCCTTTACCCCCTGACCGCCAACTATCAACCATCATAG
- the hisD gene encoding histidinol dehydrogenase — translation MALTPLTTASKAGQARLTALYDRFQQADDNCRRQVEEIINQVRHQGDAALVEYTRRFDSPAFEAAQLRVSEAEIEAACAQVDHELMGHLRRAEKRIREFHEREREQSWIETRENGVITGRLVLPVDSAGLYVPGGQGGSTPLVSSVLMNGVPAGIAGVKRRVMLTPPDAEGKVNPALLAAAREIGISEIYKAGSAWAIAALAYGTESIAPVDVIVGPGNQYVTEAKRQVSGRVRIDMIAGPSEVLVVADHTAEPTYVAADLLAQAEHDPQALAMCICTDQEMATLIAAAVAEQLPQLERREIAARSLAQRGALLVAADLDEAMELANRLAVEHLELMIADPFAWLPKVRHAGAIFLGKYTPESAGDYLAGPNHVLPTMGTARFSSALGVETFVKKSSLISYSREALLADQKAIDRLARLEGLTGHARSATLRT, via the coding sequence ATGGCTTTAACTCCCCTAACCACCGCCTCCAAGGCCGGACAGGCCCGTCTGACCGCCCTCTATGACCGTTTTCAGCAGGCCGACGACAACTGCCGCCGGCAGGTCGAAGAGATCATCAACCAGGTTCGCCACCAGGGTGATGCCGCCCTGGTGGAGTATACCCGGCGCTTCGACTCCCCCGCCTTCGAAGCGGCCCAATTGCGGGTCAGCGAGGCGGAAATCGAGGCGGCCTGCGCCCAGGTGGACCATGAGCTGATGGGGCATCTGCGCCGGGCGGAAAAACGTATCCGGGAGTTTCACGAGCGGGAACGTGAGCAGTCCTGGATCGAAACCCGGGAAAACGGGGTGATTACCGGCCGGCTGGTGCTGCCGGTGGACAGTGCCGGCCTCTATGTCCCCGGCGGCCAGGGGGGCAGCACGCCGCTGGTCTCCTCGGTGCTGATGAACGGTGTTCCCGCCGGTATTGCCGGAGTTAAACGGCGGGTTATGCTGACCCCGCCGGACGCCGAAGGCAAGGTCAACCCCGCCCTGCTGGCCGCCGCCCGGGAAATCGGCATCAGCGAGATCTACAAGGCGGGCAGCGCCTGGGCCATCGCCGCCCTGGCCTACGGCACCGAGAGCATCGCCCCGGTGGATGTAATTGTCGGGCCGGGCAACCAGTACGTTACCGAAGCCAAGCGCCAGGTTTCCGGCCGGGTAAGAATCGACATGATCGCCGGCCCTAGCGAAGTCCTGGTGGTGGCCGACCACACCGCCGAGCCCACCTACGTGGCCGCCGACCTGCTGGCCCAGGCCGAGCACGATCCCCAGGCCCTGGCCATGTGCATCTGCACCGACCAGGAGATGGCAACCCTGATCGCCGCCGCCGTGGCTGAACAACTGCCGCAGCTTGAACGCCGGGAAATCGCCGCCCGCTCTTTGGCCCAGCGCGGCGCCCTACTGGTGGCCGCCGACCTCGACGAGGCCATGGAGCTGGCCAACCGGCTGGCCGTGGAGCATTTGGAGTTGATGATCGCCGACCCCTTCGCCTGGCTGCCCAAGGTACGCCACGCCGGAGCCATTTTCCTGGGCAAGTACACTCCGGAGTCGGCCGGCGACTACCTGGCCGGACCCAACCACGTGCTGCCCACCATGGGTACCGCCCGCTTTTCGTCGGCCCTGGGAGTGGAGACCTTTGTCAAGAAATCCAGCCTGATCAGTTACAGCCGCGAGGCCTTGCTGGCCGACCAGAAGGCCATCGACCGCCTGGCCCGGCTGGAGGGGCTGACGGGGCACGCCCGCTCCGCCACCCTTCGCACCTGA
- a CDS encoding DUF1461 domain-containing protein yields MIRFDSSRLRKMPGWLLAVFLLPVALLLGWLLLARVDFLYPVWYRVLTIEDHIAHYAPQNQQGRADFVETTPTEHRRLFGLIVRAIEGRGEPLDEAVYHDAAGRELGKFLRAEEVGHLKDVERLVAVLTAAGWWFTAAAGLLVMLLWWRQLPLPPPAGVALMWLLLLGVGGMILWWQGPQTVFDQLHEWVFPPDYPWFFYYQDSLMTTTMKAPQIFAAIAALWTALALLFYALLYIGARRLLARSPKADPGKKISAGQAAQKAVPGERLNKKTADEDGSGTPGKAARTRRQKKKPRARRPRRG; encoded by the coding sequence ATGATCCGTTTTGACAGCTCACGATTGCGCAAAATGCCCGGCTGGCTGCTGGCCGTTTTTTTGTTGCCGGTGGCTTTGCTTTTGGGCTGGCTTTTGCTGGCGAGGGTGGATTTTCTTTATCCCGTCTGGTACCGGGTGCTGACCATTGAGGACCATATCGCCCATTATGCGCCGCAGAACCAGCAAGGTCGGGCGGATTTCGTGGAGACTACGCCGACGGAGCACCGCCGGCTTTTTGGGTTGATTGTCCGGGCCATCGAAGGCCGGGGCGAGCCGCTGGACGAGGCGGTGTACCATGATGCCGCCGGGCGGGAGTTGGGGAAATTTCTGCGGGCCGAGGAGGTGGGGCACCTGAAAGATGTGGAACGGCTGGTGGCCGTGCTGACCGCCGCCGGCTGGTGGTTTACGGCGGCGGCCGGGTTGCTGGTGATGCTGCTGTGGTGGCGACAGTTGCCCTTGCCGCCGCCGGCCGGGGTGGCGCTGATGTGGCTGCTGCTGCTGGGCGTCGGCGGGATGATTTTATGGTGGCAGGGGCCGCAAACGGTCTTCGACCAGTTGCACGAGTGGGTTTTTCCGCCCGATTACCCCTGGTTTTTTTACTACCAGGACTCGCTGATGACCACCACCATGAAGGCCCCCCAGATCTTTGCCGCCATCGCCGCCCTCTGGACCGCCCTGGCCCTGCTCTTTTACGCCCTGCTGTACATCGGCGCCCGCCGGTTGCTGGCCCGCTCGCCCAAGGCTGATCCCGGCAAAAAAATAAGCGCTGGCCAGGCGGCGCAAAAAGCGGTGCCCGGTGAGCGCTTGAATAAAAAAACCGCCGATGAGGACGGTTCCGGCACCCCCGGCAAAGCGGCTCGGACCCGGCGGCAAAAGAAAAAGCCCCGAGCCCGGCGCCCTCGACGGGGATGA